TCTTGTAAACCTTGGCGCGGCCGTTGTAGGCCTGCGCAACTTCATCCACCACCGGCGCCAGTGCCTTGCAGGGACCACACCAGGTTGCCCAAAAATCCACCATCACCGGCCGCTCGGATTTCAGCACACTCTGCTCGAACGTCGCGTCTGTAACTTCCGCTACTGCCGTCG
This genomic interval from Terriglobales bacterium contains the following:
- the trxA gene encoding thioredoxin; the encoded protein is MAGETATAVAEVTDATFEQSVLKSERPVMVDFWATWCGPCKALAPVVDEVAQAYNGRAKVYKMDVDRNNATPMRYGVRGIPTLLIFKDGKVQEQIVGYVPKDTIQKALDKHV